One region of Drosophila subobscura isolate 14011-0131.10 chromosome J, UCBerk_Dsub_1.0, whole genome shotgun sequence genomic DNA includes:
- the LOC117893825 gene encoding potassium voltage-gated channel protein Shal isoform X2, whose amino-acid sequence MASVAAWLPFARAAAIGWVPIASLPLPPPPVPKDRRKTDDEKLLINVSGRRFETWRNTLEKYPDTLLGSNEREFFYDEDCKEYFFDRDPDIFRHILNYYRTGKLHYPKHECLTSYDEELAFFGIMPDVIGDCCYEDYRDRKRENAERLMDDKLSENGDQNLQQLTNIRQKMWRAFENPHTSTSALVFYYVTGFFIAVSVMANVVETVPCGHRPGRAGTLPCGERYKIVFFCLDTACVMIFSAEYLLRLFAAPDRCKFVRSVMSIIDVVAILPYYIGLGITDNDDVSGAFVTLRVFRVFRIFKFSRHSQGLRILGYTLKSCASELGFLVFSLAMAIIIFATVMFYAEKNVNGTNFTSIPAAFWYTIVTMTTLGYGDMVPETIAGKIVGGVCSLSGVLVIALPVPVIVSNFSRIYHQNQRSDKRKAQRKARLARIRIAKASSGAAFVNKKKAAEARWAAQESGIELDDNYRDEDIFELQHHHLLRCLEKTTACGKYMPAASNAQNSQNNQPMDGTYLVEASF is encoded by the exons ATGGCCTCGGTCGCCGCTTGGCTTCCCTTTGCACGGGCGGCGGCCATCGGTTGGGTGCCGATAGCCTCCctaccactgccaccgccCCCCGTGCCCAAGGACCGACGCAAGACGGACGACGAGAAGCTGCTGATCAATGTATCCGGCCGACGCTTTGAGACCTGGCGCAACACCCTCGAGAAGTACCCGGACACGTTGCTCGGCTCCAATGAGCGGGAGTTCTTCTACGACGAGGACTGCAAAGAGTACTTCTTTGACCGGGATCCGGACATATTCCGCCACATACTCAACTACTATCGGACGGGCAAGCTGCACTACCCCAAACACGAATGCCTCACCAGCTACGACGAGGAGCTGGCCTTCTTCGGCATCATGCCGGACGTGATTGGTGACTGCTGCTACGAGGACTATCGGGATCGGAAGCGAGAGAATGCCGAGCGCCTCATGGACGACAAACTGTCGGAGAATGGGGATCAGAACCTGCAGCAATTGACCAACATACGGCAGAAGATGTGGCGTGCCTTCGAGAACCCGCACACGTCGACCAGTGCCCTGGTCTTCTACTACGTCACCGGCTTCTTCATCGCCGTCTCTGTGATGGCCAATGTGGTGGAGACGGTGCCGTGCGGACACAGACCGGGCCGGGCGGGCACGCTGCCGTGCGGCGAGCGCTACAAGATCGTCTTCTTCTGCCTGGACACCGCCTGCGTGATGATCTTCAGCGCCGAGTATCTGCTGCGACTCTTTGCCGCCCCCGATCGGTGCAAGTTCGTGCGCTCCGTGATGAGCATCATCGATGTGGTGGCCATCCTGCCCTACTACATCGGTCTGGGCATCACCGACAACGACGACGTCAGCGGTGCCTTTGTCACCCTGCGAGTCTTCCGCGTCTTTCGCATCTTCAAGTTCTCCCGCCACTCGCAGGGTCTCCGGATCCTCGGCTACACGCTCAAGTCGTGCGCCAGCGAGCTGGGCTTCCTCGTATTCTCGCTGGCCATGGCTATCATCATATTTGCCACCGTCATGTTCTATGCCGAGAAGAATGTGAACGGCACAAACTTCACATCGATTCCGGCTGCCTTCTGGTACACCATTGTCACCATGACGACGCTGGG CTATGGCGACATGGTGCCGGAGACAATAGCTGGCAAAATAGTGGGCGGCGTGTGCTCGCTTAGCGGTGTGCTGGTCATCGCCTTACCTGTACCTGTTATCGTATCGAACTTTAGTAGAATCTATCACCAGAATCAGCGCTCGGACAAGCGCAAGGCGCAGCGG AAAGCTCGCTTGGCGCGCATCCGCATTGCCAAGGCCTCGTCCGGTGCTGCCTTTGTTAACAAGAAGAAGGCCGCTGAGGCCAGATGGGCGGCCCAGGAGTCGGGCATTGAGCTGGATGACAACTATAGGGACGAGGATATCTTTGAGCTTCAGCACCATCATTTGCTGCGATGTCTGGAGAAGACAACG GCCTGCGGCAAGTACatgccagctgccagcaaTGCTCAAAACAGCCAAAACAATCAGCCCATGGATGGCACCTACCTGGTGGAGGCCTCGTTCTGA
- the LOC117893825 gene encoding potassium voltage-gated channel protein Shal isoform X1, with the protein MASVAAWLPFARAAAIGWVPIASLPLPPPPVPKDRRKTDDEKLLINVSGRRFETWRNTLEKYPDTLLGSNEREFFYDEDCKEYFFDRDPDIFRHILNYYRTGKLHYPKHECLTSYDEELAFFGIMPDVIGDCCYEDYRDRKRENAERLMDDKLSENGDQNLQQLTNIRQKMWRAFENPHTSTSALVFYYVTGFFIAVSVMANVVETVPCGHRPGRAGTLPCGERYKIVFFCLDTACVMIFSAEYLLRLFAAPDRCKFVRSVMSIIDVVAILPYYIGLGITDNDDVSGAFVTLRVFRVFRIFKFSRHSQGLRILGYTLKSCASELGFLVFSLAMAIIIFATVMFYAEKNVNGTNFTSIPAAFWYTIVTMTTLGYGDMVPETIAGKIVGGVCSLSGVLVIALPVPVIVSNFSRIYHQNQRSDKRKAQRKARLARIRIAKASSGAAFVNKKKAAEARWAAQESGIELDDNYRDEDIFELQHHHLLRCLEKTTDREFVELDLPYNGQPKRPGSPSPMASPAHSTHSTAGLLQSCCGRCCSQRYQACGKYMPAASNAQNSQNNQPMDGTYLVEASF; encoded by the exons ATGGCCTCGGTCGCCGCTTGGCTTCCCTTTGCACGGGCGGCGGCCATCGGTTGGGTGCCGATAGCCTCCctaccactgccaccgccCCCCGTGCCCAAGGACCGACGCAAGACGGACGACGAGAAGCTGCTGATCAATGTATCCGGCCGACGCTTTGAGACCTGGCGCAACACCCTCGAGAAGTACCCGGACACGTTGCTCGGCTCCAATGAGCGGGAGTTCTTCTACGACGAGGACTGCAAAGAGTACTTCTTTGACCGGGATCCGGACATATTCCGCCACATACTCAACTACTATCGGACGGGCAAGCTGCACTACCCCAAACACGAATGCCTCACCAGCTACGACGAGGAGCTGGCCTTCTTCGGCATCATGCCGGACGTGATTGGTGACTGCTGCTACGAGGACTATCGGGATCGGAAGCGAGAGAATGCCGAGCGCCTCATGGACGACAAACTGTCGGAGAATGGGGATCAGAACCTGCAGCAATTGACCAACATACGGCAGAAGATGTGGCGTGCCTTCGAGAACCCGCACACGTCGACCAGTGCCCTGGTCTTCTACTACGTCACCGGCTTCTTCATCGCCGTCTCTGTGATGGCCAATGTGGTGGAGACGGTGCCGTGCGGACACAGACCGGGCCGGGCGGGCACGCTGCCGTGCGGCGAGCGCTACAAGATCGTCTTCTTCTGCCTGGACACCGCCTGCGTGATGATCTTCAGCGCCGAGTATCTGCTGCGACTCTTTGCCGCCCCCGATCGGTGCAAGTTCGTGCGCTCCGTGATGAGCATCATCGATGTGGTGGCCATCCTGCCCTACTACATCGGTCTGGGCATCACCGACAACGACGACGTCAGCGGTGCCTTTGTCACCCTGCGAGTCTTCCGCGTCTTTCGCATCTTCAAGTTCTCCCGCCACTCGCAGGGTCTCCGGATCCTCGGCTACACGCTCAAGTCGTGCGCCAGCGAGCTGGGCTTCCTCGTATTCTCGCTGGCCATGGCTATCATCATATTTGCCACCGTCATGTTCTATGCCGAGAAGAATGTGAACGGCACAAACTTCACATCGATTCCGGCTGCCTTCTGGTACACCATTGTCACCATGACGACGCTGGG CTATGGCGACATGGTGCCGGAGACAATAGCTGGCAAAATAGTGGGCGGCGTGTGCTCGCTTAGCGGTGTGCTGGTCATCGCCTTACCTGTACCTGTTATCGTATCGAACTTTAGTAGAATCTATCACCAGAATCAGCGCTCGGACAAGCGCAAGGCGCAGCGG AAAGCTCGCTTGGCGCGCATCCGCATTGCCAAGGCCTCGTCCGGTGCTGCCTTTGTTAACAAGAAGAAGGCCGCTGAGGCCAGATGGGCGGCCCAGGAGTCGGGCATTGAGCTGGATGACAACTATAGGGACGAGGATATCTTTGAGCTTCAGCACCATCATTTGCTGCGATGTCTGGAGAAGACAACG GATCGAGAATTTGTCGAGTTAGATTTACCCTATAACGGACAGCCGAAGCGGCCGGGCTCGCCCTCGCCCATGGCCAGTCCCGCCCACTCGACGCACAGTACTGCCGGCCTGCTGCAGTCCTGCTGCGGTCGCTGTTGCTCCCAGCGCTATCAG GCCTGCGGCAAGTACatgccagctgccagcaaTGCTCAAAACAGCCAAAACAATCAGCCCATGGATGGCACCTACCTGGTGGAGGCCTCGTTCTGA
- the LOC117893825 gene encoding potassium voltage-gated channel protein Shal isoform X3: MASVAAWLPFARAAAIGWVPIASLPLPPPPVPKDRRKTDDEKLLINVSGRRFETWRNTLEKYPDTLLGSNEREFFYDEDCKEYFFDRDPDIFRHILNYYRTGKLHYPKHECLTSYDEELAFFGIMPDVIGDCCYEDYRDRKRENAERLMDDKLSENGDQNLQQLTNIRQKMWRAFENPHTSTSALVFYYVTGFFIAVSVMANVVETVPCGHRPGRAGTLPCGERYKIVFFCLDTACVMIFSAEYLLRLFAAPDRCKFVRSVMSIIDVVAILPYYIGLGITDNDDVSGAFVTLRVFRVFRIFKFSRHSQGLRILGYTLKSCASELGFLVFSLAMAIIIFATVMFYAEKNVNGTNFTSIPAAFWYTIVTMTTLGYGDMVPETIAGKIVGGVCSLSGVLVIALPVPVIVSNFSRIYHQNQRSDKRKAQRKARLARIRIAKASSGAAFVNKKKAAEARWAAQESGIELDDNYRDEDIFELQHHHLLRCLEKTTM, translated from the exons ATGGCCTCGGTCGCCGCTTGGCTTCCCTTTGCACGGGCGGCGGCCATCGGTTGGGTGCCGATAGCCTCCctaccactgccaccgccCCCCGTGCCCAAGGACCGACGCAAGACGGACGACGAGAAGCTGCTGATCAATGTATCCGGCCGACGCTTTGAGACCTGGCGCAACACCCTCGAGAAGTACCCGGACACGTTGCTCGGCTCCAATGAGCGGGAGTTCTTCTACGACGAGGACTGCAAAGAGTACTTCTTTGACCGGGATCCGGACATATTCCGCCACATACTCAACTACTATCGGACGGGCAAGCTGCACTACCCCAAACACGAATGCCTCACCAGCTACGACGAGGAGCTGGCCTTCTTCGGCATCATGCCGGACGTGATTGGTGACTGCTGCTACGAGGACTATCGGGATCGGAAGCGAGAGAATGCCGAGCGCCTCATGGACGACAAACTGTCGGAGAATGGGGATCAGAACCTGCAGCAATTGACCAACATACGGCAGAAGATGTGGCGTGCCTTCGAGAACCCGCACACGTCGACCAGTGCCCTGGTCTTCTACTACGTCACCGGCTTCTTCATCGCCGTCTCTGTGATGGCCAATGTGGTGGAGACGGTGCCGTGCGGACACAGACCGGGCCGGGCGGGCACGCTGCCGTGCGGCGAGCGCTACAAGATCGTCTTCTTCTGCCTGGACACCGCCTGCGTGATGATCTTCAGCGCCGAGTATCTGCTGCGACTCTTTGCCGCCCCCGATCGGTGCAAGTTCGTGCGCTCCGTGATGAGCATCATCGATGTGGTGGCCATCCTGCCCTACTACATCGGTCTGGGCATCACCGACAACGACGACGTCAGCGGTGCCTTTGTCACCCTGCGAGTCTTCCGCGTCTTTCGCATCTTCAAGTTCTCCCGCCACTCGCAGGGTCTCCGGATCCTCGGCTACACGCTCAAGTCGTGCGCCAGCGAGCTGGGCTTCCTCGTATTCTCGCTGGCCATGGCTATCATCATATTTGCCACCGTCATGTTCTATGCCGAGAAGAATGTGAACGGCACAAACTTCACATCGATTCCGGCTGCCTTCTGGTACACCATTGTCACCATGACGACGCTGGG CTATGGCGACATGGTGCCGGAGACAATAGCTGGCAAAATAGTGGGCGGCGTGTGCTCGCTTAGCGGTGTGCTGGTCATCGCCTTACCTGTACCTGTTATCGTATCGAACTTTAGTAGAATCTATCACCAGAATCAGCGCTCGGACAAGCGCAAGGCGCAGCGG AAAGCTCGCTTGGCGCGCATCCGCATTGCCAAGGCCTCGTCCGGTGCTGCCTTTGTTAACAAGAAGAAGGCCGCTGAGGCCAGATGGGCGGCCCAGGAGTCGGGCATTGAGCTGGATGACAACTATAGGGACGAGGATATCTTTGAGCTTCAGCACCATCATTTGCTGCGATGTCTGGAGAAGACAACG ATGTAG